One genomic window of Cupriavidus malaysiensis includes the following:
- a CDS encoding AraC family transcriptional regulator: MSTPLRPVTERPKGVVAPTSASRKFRLARYQPPAGLAAFLDHAWLVEWDLRGQPAYTQRTLPYPCVNLVFDAGRTALFGVVRGAFDYTLAGRGRALGLRFRPGAFRAVLGRPVHTVTDRVLPLPAVFAGLDDEAAAGFERAVLEAGDDAAMVAAAADFLQPRLPPPDARVESLQAILAQAAGDGLLTRVEALAERAGMSVRALQQCFADYLGVSPKWVVRRYRLHEAADRLAGGEAVDLAQLAQSLGYYDQAHFTRDFQRLVGQPPHAYRRQEAGA, from the coding sequence ATGAGCACGCCGCTGCGGCCCGTGACCGAACGGCCCAAGGGCGTTGTCGCGCCAACGTCGGCCAGCCGAAAATTCCGCCTGGCGCGCTACCAGCCGCCGGCCGGCCTGGCAGCCTTTCTCGACCATGCCTGGCTGGTGGAGTGGGATCTGCGCGGCCAGCCTGCCTACACGCAGCGAACCTTGCCCTATCCCTGCGTCAATCTCGTGTTCGACGCCGGCCGCACTGCGCTCTTCGGCGTGGTGCGCGGCGCCTTCGACTACACCTTGGCTGGCCGGGGCCGCGCGCTGGGCCTGCGATTCCGTCCCGGCGCCTTCCGCGCCGTGCTGGGCCGGCCCGTGCACACCGTCACCGACCGCGTGCTGCCGTTGCCGGCGGTATTCGCCGGTCTCGATGACGAGGCGGCTGCCGGCTTCGAGCGCGCGGTGCTCGAAGCCGGAGACGATGCCGCCATGGTCGCTGCCGCGGCGGACTTCCTGCAGCCCCGCCTGCCGCCGCCGGATGCGCGCGTGGAGAGCCTGCAGGCCATCCTGGCGCAGGCCGCCGGGGATGGGCTGCTGACCCGGGTGGAAGCGCTGGCGGAGCGGGCCGGCATGAGCGTGCGGGCCCTGCAGCAGTGCTTTGCCGACTATCTGGGCGTGAGCCCGAAGTGGGTGGTCCGGCGCTACCGGCTGCATGAAGCCGCCGACCGGCTGGCGGGCGGCGAAGCGGTCGACCTGGCACAACTGGCGCAGAGTCTCGGCTACTACGACCAGGCGCACTTCACGCGCGATTTTCAGCGTCTGGTGGGCCAGCCGCCGCACGCCTATCGCCGCCAGGAGGCGGGAGCCTGA
- a CDS encoding glutathione S-transferase family protein has product MSTNRHITLFHAPNSRSAGARILIEELQAEHTLQVLDLKAMQQREPAYLALNPMGKVPALRHGDSIVTEQAAIFLYLAELYAERGLSPAPGDPLRGAYLRWMVFYGSCFEPAMVDRAMQREAGPASMSPYGSYEAVVGAIEQQLQPGPWLLGERFTAADVLWGSALGRICAFKLMPRSPAVGAYLERFQARPAVQRAQALDAELAAKA; this is encoded by the coding sequence ATGTCTACGAATCGTCATATTACGCTGTTCCACGCCCCTAACAGCCGCTCGGCCGGCGCGCGCATCCTGATCGAGGAACTCCAGGCCGAGCACACGCTGCAGGTACTCGACCTGAAGGCCATGCAGCAACGCGAACCGGCCTACCTGGCGCTCAACCCGATGGGCAAGGTGCCCGCGCTGCGCCACGGCGACAGCATCGTCACCGAGCAGGCCGCGATCTTCCTGTACCTCGCCGAACTCTACGCGGAGCGGGGCCTGTCGCCCGCGCCGGGGGATCCGCTGCGCGGCGCCTACCTGCGCTGGATGGTGTTCTACGGCTCCTGTTTCGAACCGGCCATGGTCGATCGCGCGATGCAGCGCGAAGCGGGCCCGGCCAGCATGTCGCCCTACGGCAGCTATGAGGCCGTGGTCGGCGCGATCGAACAGCAATTGCAGCCAGGTCCCTGGCTGCTCGGCGAACGCTTCACTGCGGCGGACGTGTTGTGGGGCAGCGCGCTCGGCAGGATCTGCGCTTTCAAGCTGATGCCGCGCTCGCCGGCGGTTGGCGCCTACCTGGAGCGCTTCCAGGCGCGGCCGGCCGTGCAGCGGGCGCAAGCGCTGGATGCGGAGCTGGCCGCGAAAGCCTGA
- a CDS encoding ribonucleotide-diphosphate reductase subunit beta, with protein sequence MLSWDDDVQATPQAAPQPAPQPALQAAPSSADQLGTLPPAATQPGGILGDNPNAAAAQSKRRVNAADKRVINGSTDVNQLVPFKYKWAWEKYLAGCANHWMPQEINMSRDIALWKDPNGLTEDERRIIKRNLGFFVTADSLAANNIVLGTYRQITAPECRQYLLRQAFEEAIHTHAYQYIVESLGLDEAEVFNAYHEVASIRDKDEFLIPFIDTLTDPSFKTGTPENDQKLLKSLIVFACIMEGLFFYVGFTQILAMGRQNKMTGAAEQYQYILRDESLHCNFGIDLINQIKLENPHLWTAEFKAEITELFKKAVDLEYRYAEDTMPRGVLGLNAPMFKGYLRFICNRRCQQIGLEALFPNEENPFPWMSEMIDLKKERNFFETRVIEYQTGGALSWD encoded by the coding sequence ATGCTGAGCTGGGACGATGACGTTCAAGCCACCCCGCAGGCTGCCCCGCAGCCTGCCCCGCAACCCGCGCTGCAAGCGGCGCCGTCTAGCGCCGACCAGCTCGGCACGCTGCCGCCGGCCGCCACGCAGCCGGGTGGCATCCTGGGCGACAACCCGAACGCCGCCGCCGCGCAGAGCAAGCGCCGCGTCAATGCCGCCGACAAGCGCGTCATCAACGGTTCCACCGACGTCAACCAGCTGGTGCCCTTCAAGTACAAGTGGGCCTGGGAAAAGTACCTGGCCGGCTGCGCCAACCACTGGATGCCGCAGGAAATCAACATGTCGCGCGACATCGCGCTGTGGAAGGACCCCAACGGCCTGACCGAGGACGAGCGCCGCATCATCAAGCGCAACCTGGGCTTCTTCGTCACCGCCGACTCGCTGGCCGCCAACAACATCGTGCTGGGCACCTACCGCCAGATCACCGCGCCGGAATGCCGCCAGTACCTGCTGCGCCAGGCCTTCGAGGAGGCCATCCACACCCACGCCTACCAGTACATCGTGGAGTCGCTGGGCCTGGACGAGGCCGAGGTCTTCAACGCCTATCACGAGGTGGCGTCGATCCGCGACAAGGACGAGTTCCTGATCCCCTTCATCGACACGCTGACCGACCCGTCCTTCAAGACCGGCACGCCCGAGAACGACCAGAAGCTGCTGAAGTCGCTGATCGTGTTCGCCTGCATCATGGAAGGCCTGTTCTTCTACGTGGGCTTCACGCAGATCCTGGCGATGGGCCGCCAGAACAAGATGACCGGCGCCGCCGAGCAGTACCAGTACATCCTGCGCGACGAATCGCTGCACTGCAACTTCGGCATCGACCTGATCAACCAGATCAAGCTCGAGAATCCGCACCTGTGGACCGCCGAGTTCAAGGCCGAGATCACCGAGCTGTTCAAGAAGGCCGTCGACCTGGAATACCGCTACGCCGAGGACACCATGCCGCGCGGCGTGCTGGGCCTGAACGCGCCGATGTTCAAGGGCTACCTGCGCTTCATCTGCAACCGCCGCTGCCAGCAGATCGGCCTCGAAGCGCTCTTCCCGAACGAGGAGAACCCGTTCCCCTGGATGAGCGAGATGATCGACCTGAAGAAGGAGCGCAACTTCTTCGAAACGCGCGTGATCGAGTACCAGACCGGCGGCGCGCTGTCCTGGGACTGA